ACTTAAATACCGGGAGAGAACGGTTTGTCTGAGCCATAAAAACATCCTGTTTAGTGGTTTAGATTAACGCGTAACATGCCACCCACGCGCACGCCAGAGTTCCGGCAGCTGCGCTAAATCAGTGAACGTCGTCACTTTAGGGTGATCAATGGGTTTGTTATGCGGATCGGCGCAGAAGTAATACACTTCCATCCCTGCCGCGATTCCTGATTGTGCCCCAGCGGAGGAGTCGTCCACCAGAATACAGTTCACAGGATCAACATTCAGCGCTCTGGCTGCATGGTACATTAACGCCGGATCGGGCTTCCAGCGTTGGATGTCATAACCGCTAAACAGTTTTCCAGGAAAGTGATGTAGCATGCCTAATTTGCCCAATGAGTGTTGCATTTTGCTGACCGGGCCATTAGAAACCACACACATCGGTACACTCACTGCATCCAGCAATGCGTTCGCACCGGCAATTACTTCCAGTTCGCTGTCGAACAGGCGCGCCACTTCCGCACGATAAATGGGTTCAAGCGCCTCTTTCTCCAGGCTTACACCGCGCTCTCCGGCGATGACATCAATAATTTCGTATAACTTCATGCCTTTAAAGCGTTTAAAGACCTCTTCCAGAGCCAGTGTGATGCCAAAAGCCTGAAACATATGCACATAGGCGCGGGAACAAATAACTTCACTATCGACCAGGGTGCCGTCACAGTCGAAAAATATTGCATCAATGTGGGACATGCCATTTCCTGTTATTGCGAGTTTAACGTTTACTTAATGCAGATAGCGAAACGCAATCGTTGCCGTATAAGCAAATTCAATGAAAAAAAGTGTGTGATAACCGTCAATATTGTCTCATTTTGGTATAGGATAGCGACGAATTTTCCCCCCTATTCCGGAAATTGATAATGAGCCAACAACACACTACCCAGGCTTCGGGCCAGGGGTTGCTTGACCGCGTGTTTAAATTACGCGAGCACGGCACATCGGCACGCACCGAAGTGATCGCCGGTTTCACGACGTTTTTGACGATGGTGTATATCGTTTTTGTTAACCCCCAGATTCTGGGCGTCGCCGGGATGGATACCAGCGCAGTATTTGTGACCACCTGCCTGATTGCTGCGTTCGGCAGCATCCTGATGGGGCTGGTAGCTAACCTGCCGGTTGCGCTGGCACCGGCAATGGGTCTGAACGCCTTCTTTGCGTTTGTGGTTGTTGGCGCCATGGGGCTTTCCTGGCAGATCGGCATGGGCGCAATCTTCTGGGGCGCGGTGGGTCTGTTGCTGCTTACCTTGTTCCGCGTTCGTTACTGGATGATCGCCAATATTCCGGTCAGTCTGCGCGTGGGTATCACCAGCGGTATTGGGCTGTTTATTGGCATGATGGGGCTGAAAAACGCTGGCGTAATCGTGCCGAACAAAGAGACGCTGGTGAGCATCGGTAACCTGACTTCCCACAGCGTTCTGCTGGGCGTTCTTGGTTTCTTTATCATCACTATTCTGGCGTCGCGCAACATTCACGCCGCTGTGCTGGTGTCGATTGTTGTTACTACACTGCTGGGCTGGCTGCTGGGCGATGTGCAGTATCACGGTATTGTTTCTGCGCCGCCGAGCGTGGCAAGCGTTGTCGGTAATGTGGATCTGGCCGGTTCCTTTAATATTGGCCTGGCGGGTGTGATCTTCTCGTTTATGCTGGTGAACCTGTTTGACTCCTCCGGTACGCTGATCGGCGTGACCGATAAAGCCGGGCTGGTGGATGAAAGTGGTAAGTTCCCGCGCATGAAGCAGGCGCTGTTTGTCGACAGCGTCTCTTCGGTGACTGGTGCCTTTATCGGTACCTCTTCTGTTACCGCGTATATCGAGTCTTCTTCTGGTGTTTCTGTTGGCGGCCGTACCGGTCTGACTGCGGTGGTGGTTGGCCTGCTGTTCCTGCTGGTGATCTTCCTGTCGCCGTTAGCGGGTATGGTACCAGGCTATGCTGCTGCGGGTGCGCTGATCTATGTGGGCGTGCTGATGACATCCAGCCTGGCGCGTGTGAATTGGCATGATCTGACAGAAGCCGTGCCGGCGTTTATCACTGCGGTAATGATGCCGTTCAGCTTCTCGATTACCGAAGGTATCGCGCTGGGCTTTATCTCTTACTGCGTGATGAAAATCGGTACTGGCCGCCTGCGCGATCTCAGCCCATGCGTGATTGTGGTTGCGGTGCTGTTCCTGCTGAAAATCGTCTTTATCGACGCGCATTAATGCTTTTCCCCCTCTCGCGCTGCGGGAGGGGGTTCCATTACGGCTTAACGCGCTGAATATACTCGCCGAAAGCCGTAAGCTGGCCAGTCAGATGGTCAAGCGTGCTTTGATCAACCACTTCTCCCGTCTGCTGATCAACCTTGCTTTGAATCACCCCACCCATAAACTCCGGTTTGTTCATGACCATCGCATCAAGGAACACCAGGATCTGGCGCAGATGATACTGGCAACGCGCGCCGCCAATCGCGCCCATTGAGCTGGTCTGAATCAGCACCGGCTTACCCGCCAGCGGCTGCTCTGGTAAGCGAGACAGCCAGTCAATCGCATTCTTCAGGCCGCCCGGCACTGAGTAGTTATATTCCGGCGTCACAATCACCACGCCGTCAGCCGCACGGATATGTTCGGCAAGTTCCTGCACACTTTCCGGGAAACCTTCTTCTTGCTGAATATCGGCATCATACAGCGGGATATTGGCAATCGAAGGCAATGGCGTGATGTCCATGCCCGCTGGCGCAAGCTTAGGCAATGTGCGCGCGACCATGGCATTAAAAGAGCCTTTACGCAGGCTACCGAGCAGGGTCACAACCTTGAGTTCAACAGACATGATGACTCCTCATTATGGGATCAATTAAGGATCAGGGCTTTTTCTGCGGGCAAGCTGGTGAAACGCATTAACCGGGAGGCGGGATCGTTGGCGCGCGTTTGCACATCGGAGAGATAACGCCACCCTGTACGGCTATCGAATTCCCATATTTTCAGGCTTTCGATGGCCGGAGATACCGCTACAGACCAGATCAGCACATCTTCTGCATCAGACATCACTTCAACCCGCGTTAGCGGCGTCAGACGCAGACGTCCGGAGCCAGGCAACAGTTGCAGCAGGCCTTGATCA
Above is a genomic segment from Kosakonia radicincitans DSM 16656 containing:
- a CDS encoding NCS2 family permease produces the protein MSQQHTTQASGQGLLDRVFKLREHGTSARTEVIAGFTTFLTMVYIVFVNPQILGVAGMDTSAVFVTTCLIAAFGSILMGLVANLPVALAPAMGLNAFFAFVVVGAMGLSWQIGMGAIFWGAVGLLLLTLFRVRYWMIANIPVSLRVGITSGIGLFIGMMGLKNAGVIVPNKETLVSIGNLTSHSVLLGVLGFFIITILASRNIHAAVLVSIVVTTLLGWLLGDVQYHGIVSAPPSVASVVGNVDLAGSFNIGLAGVIFSFMLVNLFDSSGTLIGVTDKAGLVDESGKFPRMKQALFVDSVSSVTGAFIGTSSVTAYIESSSGVSVGGRTGLTAVVVGLLFLLVIFLSPLAGMVPGYAAAGALIYVGVLMTSSLARVNWHDLTEAVPAFITAVMMPFSFSITEGIALGFISYCVMKIGTGRLRDLSPCVIVVAVLFLLKIVFIDAH
- the yieH gene encoding 6-phosphogluconate phosphatase, whose amino-acid sequence is MSHIDAIFFDCDGTLVDSEVICSRAYVHMFQAFGITLALEEVFKRFKGMKLYEIIDVIAGERGVSLEKEALEPIYRAEVARLFDSELEVIAGANALLDAVSVPMCVVSNGPVSKMQHSLGKLGMLHHFPGKLFSGYDIQRWKPDPALMYHAARALNVDPVNCILVDDSSAGAQSGIAAGMEVYYFCADPHNKPIDHPKVTTFTDLAQLPELWRARGWHVTR
- a CDS encoding NADPH-dependent FMN reductase — encoded protein: MSVELKVVTLLGSLRKGSFNAMVARTLPKLAPAGMDITPLPSIANIPLYDADIQQEEGFPESVQELAEHIRAADGVVIVTPEYNYSVPGGLKNAIDWLSRLPEQPLAGKPVLIQTSSMGAIGGARCQYHLRQILVFLDAMVMNKPEFMGGVIQSKVDQQTGEVVDQSTLDHLTGQLTAFGEYIQRVKP